Proteins found in one Aspergillus chevalieri M1 DNA, chromosome 2, nearly complete sequence genomic segment:
- the POL2 gene encoding DNA polymerase epsilon catalytic subunit POL2 (BUSCO:EOG092600W1;~COG:L;~EggNog:ENOG410PGZD;~InterPro:IPR043502,IPR006172,IPR029703,IPR036397, IPR012337,IPR013697,IPR042087,IPR006133,IPR006134;~PFAM:PF03104,PF10108,PF08490,PF00136;~go_component: GO:0005634 - nucleus [Evidence IEA];~go_component: GO:0008622 - epsilon DNA polymerase complex [Evidence IEA];~go_function: GO:0000166 - nucleotide binding [Evidence IEA];~go_function: GO:0003676 - nucleic acid binding [Evidence IEA];~go_function: GO:0003677 - DNA binding [Evidence IEA];~go_function: GO:0003887 - DNA-directed DNA polymerase activity [Evidence IEA];~go_function: GO:0008270 - zinc ion binding [Evidence IEA];~go_process: GO:0006260 - DNA replication [Evidence IEA];~go_process: GO:0006281 - DNA repair [Evidence IEA]): MPSLRKPTKFGNKFRSSGASFNPKRTKTVEFASLRSTEATSQDEKFEAIRLASGIDEAMGFPRFESGEKREGWLINMHSTSIEDSNVPGGRAGVDYYFLEDDGGSFKATVEYDPYFIIAVKKGREAEVEEWCRRMFEGLIKKITRVEREDLNMPNHLLGHRREFMQLNFANVSHLLEVRKTLLPLAEKNKETVNVMDAYVEMTSASAGFDLFDDELINETRPNGNMNASDFIIDIREYDVPYHVRVAIDKDIRIGKWYSVEAKHGVVELSCIEERLQRADPVVLAFDIETTKLPLKFPDSVVDQIMMISYMIDGQGFLITNREIVSEDISDFEYTPKSEYPGPFMIFNEPDERTVLERFFEHIKEAKPTVIATYNGDFFDWPFVEARASVLGIDMYTEIGFRKNSEDIYQSDHCVHMDCFAWVNRDSYLPQGSRGLKAVTVAKLGYDPDELDPELMTPYASERPQTLAEYSVSDAVATYYLYMKYIHPFIFSLCTIIPLNPDDTLRKGTGTLCEMLLMVQAYKGEIILPNKHKDPPESFWEGHLLESGTYVGGHVESIEAGVFRSDIPVTFKVDPTAFDELLRDLDAALKFSIEVEEKKSLDDIANYDEVKEQIAKLLVDLRDKPNRDEVPFIYHLDVASMYPNIMITNRLQPDSMIQESDCAACDFNRPGKTCDRRMPWAWRGEFLPAKRDEYNMIRHAVANERFPGKTKNSPMRAFGDMNAEEQAAIVKKRLQDYSKKIYHKIHDSKTMEREAIICQRENPFYVDTVRSFRDRRYDFKGKQKVWKNKTDSLKSSGAPTAEVDEAKKMIILYDSLQLAHKVILNSFYGYVMRKGSRWYSMEMAGVTCLTGARIIQMARELVERIGRPLELDTDGIWCMLPGTFPENFSFTLKNGKKLGISYPCVMLNHLVHGKYTNHQYQTLVDPKTFRYETHSDNSIFFEVDGPYRAMILPTSKEENKNLKKRYAVFNPDGSLAELKGFEVKRRGELKLIKIFQTQIFRFFLEGSTLEETYAAVARVSDRWLDVLYDKGSTLADEELIDLISENRSMTKTLEEYGSQKSTSITTARRLAEFLGEQMVKDKGLNCKYIISSKPRNTPVTDRAIPVTIFSAEENVKRFFLRKWLKDDPGDMDPRSVIDWDYYLERLGSVVQKLVTIPAALQKIRNPVPRVSHPDWLQRRINVKDDKFKQKKMTDLFGKSEKNPLADISTNILEHRVQHAGDMNEVILSTQKSKTSPNEKTSQKRKHPEGLAKTSLDPYASLPAKMPSMTEDYVGFLKYQKQKWKIQKQARVRRRQLFGEKPNLASDSLSNYFRNQAELLYISTWQVVQLCETGRPGIVRAFVLIDQKIHTLTIKVPRQIFINLKCDSLPDVDVPECEVEKVNHTLPNGHPSVHLFKLTLSEDVFLQESERIDALLQHPSIEGVYEKNIPLNVRAVLKLGSVCTFDEEQRGVLGDGLDKGFDLSALCHAKSEQPYLLDSNMAYHYLYHVVSGDRQIFALFSTTKSEAHIVILNRTRDVQGLPNVDKIYTELLGRRMQSMEGDPTQGAFPYQEKIHFRTTQVTTRRKAHLEVSDLIKKFRSDESMPAVLVIQSQQRTRLCHDIPVLKECPILPVKPEISDMDLPPLGWQSFIARRLVTHYLYLSAWIEHLTLLARYGDVPLCNLESDDPRYLIDISYARRLQQNNVVLWWSAGPRPDHAGYEKDDILGPLERVNMPQVNMPGSYSTVCIELEVRNLSINTILTSSIISEMEGADTLLASSEPSAEANGSGVLYSEKAFASAGALVLREMVKHWWTEACEGNSMADIMVQHLIRWVESPNSCLYDRSLHHYVRMLSRKSFQRLMVEFRRVGSNVVFASSTRLLLQTTKTEVGNAYAYSQYVLKSIRANPSFHFIDLEIKEYWDYLVWYDEFNYGGKGCREVVGDDEQQLETVMHWQLSRFLPAPMQTIFHDWVVEYVELMHGVKRPDDDELSSTPRLTQIPRRFDEAENDELTSILTDRFSKPLKKQISGLIRRQRDEMLHPELASEYAFPVLPGVLVDPKDDKRNPALELVKLLMQVLSLSKMTTLESRLLRRELLALFEVREFSKEGRFENPSASLKLPEITCNACCLIRDLDLCRDEDVLPDPESDTSKAATKPWRCPFCQTEYDRLAQEEILIGQVHGMIAGWVTQDLKCGKCGGLKVSDYMEHCSCSGPWVETMDRKEIEKKLRVLESVAKFHGLKLLENVVEEVLAQI; the protein is encoded by the exons ATGCCATCATTACGAAAACCTACGAAGTTTGGGAACAAGTTCCGTTCTAGCGGTGCGTCCTTCAATCCGAAACGAACAAAAACAGTCGAGTTCGCGTCCCTCCGATCCACCGAAGCGACGTCGCAAGATGAGAAATTTGAAGCAATTCGGTTGGCGAGCGGCATCGACGAGGCCATGGGCTTTCCGCGCTTTGAATCCGGTGAAAAGAGAGAGGGGTGGTTGATCAACATGCACAGCACCTCGATAGAAGACTCGAATGTTCCTGGAGGTCGCGCCGGCGTGGATTATTATTTCCTCGAGGATGACGGTGGAAGTTTCAAAGCGACTGTTGAATATGATCCCTATTTCATTATCGCTGTGAAGAAAGGCCGTGAAGCCGAGGTCGAGGAATGGTGCAGGAGGATGTTCGAAGGACTTATAAAGAAGATCACACGGGTAGAGAGGGAAGATCTCAATATGCCAAACCATTTGCTAGGGCATCGCAGAGAGTTCATGCAGTTGAACTTTGCGAATGTCAGTCATTTGCTGGAGGTTCGCAAGACCCTGCTCCCGCTCGCAGAGAAGAATAAGGAAACTGTGAATGTGATGGATGCATATGTGGAAATGACCAG CGCGAGCGCTGGCTTTGACCTTTTTGATGACGAACTAATTAATGAGACACGACCTAATGGAAATATGAACGCAAGTGATTTTATAATTGATATTCGAGAATATGATGTGCCTTATCATGTCAGAGTCGCAATTGACAAAG ACATTCGTATAGGTAAATGGTATAGCGTGGAAGCGAAACATGGCGTCGTCGAACTGAGCTGCATCGAAGAACGACTCCAAAGAGCCGATCCTGTTGTTCTTGCTTTCGATATTGAAACGACGAAGCTGCCACTCAAATTCCCCGACTCCGTAGTCGACCAGATTATGATGATTTCGTACATGATTGATGGGCAAGGATTCCTGATTACGAACCGTGAGATTGTTTCCGAGGATATTAGCGACTTCGAGTACACCCCAAAGTCCGAATACCCCGGACCATTTATGATCTTCAACGAACCAGATGAAAGAACTGTTCTAGAACGCTTCTTCGAGCACATCAAGGAGGCTAAGCCGACTGTCATTGCCACATATAACGGTGACTTTTTCGATTGGCCTTTCGTCGAAGCCAGAGCGAGCGTTTTGGGAATCGATATGTACACGGAGATTGGCTTTCGGAAGAACAGCGAAGACATCTATCAGAGCGACCACTGCGTGCACATGGATTGTTTCGCCTGGGTCAACCGTGACAGTTATCTCCCACAGGGAAGTCGTGGTTTGAAGGCTGTTACCGTTGCGAAGCTGGGATACGACCCCGATGAACTCGATCCAGAACTGATGACACCATACGCAAGTGAACGCCCGCAGACGCTAGCCGAATATTCGGTTTCCGATGCTGTCGCCACATACTACCTGTACATGAAATACATTCACCCTTTCATCTTCTCGCTATGCACGATTATTCCTCTGAATCCTGATGATACCCTGCGGAAAGGAACTGGTACCCTGTGTGAAATGCTTCTGATGGTTCAGGCATATAAGGGAGAGATCATCCTGCCGAACAAACATAAAGATCCTCCAGAATCTTTCTGGGAAGGTCATCTGCTTGAATCCGGAACTTATGTCGGTGGTCACGTCGAGAGTATCGAAGCAGGTGTCTTCCGGAGCGACATCCCTGTTACTTTCAAAGTTGACCCTACTGCCTTCGATGAATTGCTACGAGACCTAGATGCGGCCTTGAAATTCAGTATCGAagttgaagagaagaagtcgCTGGATGATATCGCAAACTACGACGAAGTCAAAGAACAAATAGCGAAACTCCTGGTCGACCTGAGAGACAAGCCTAACAGAGATGAGGTGCCTTTCATCTATCACTTGGATGTCGCTTCCATGTATCCGAACATTATGATCACGAATCGATTACAACCCGACTCCATGATCCAAGAGTCCGACTGTGCCGCCTGTGACTTCAACCGACCCGGGAAAACGTGTGATAGAAGAATGCCCTGGGCATGGCGTGGAGAATTCCTTCCTGCTAAGCGCGACGAGTACAATATGATTCGACACGCTGTCGCGAACGAGAGGTTTCCGGGCAAGACAAAGAATAGTCCGATGAGAGCGTTCGGAGACATGAACGCTGAGGAACAAGCGGCAATAGTCAAGAAACGGTTGCAAGACTACAGTAAGAAGATCTATCATAAGATCCACGACAGTAAGACGATGGAGCGGGAGGCCATCATCTGCCAACGAGAGAATCCGTTCTATGTGGACACTGTCCGAAGCTTTCGTGATCGGCGTTACGATTTCAAGGGCAAACAGAAGGTTTGGAAGAACAAGACAGATTCCCTCAAGTCGTCAGGTGCACCTACAGCGGAGGTCGATGAAGCCAAGAAAATGATCATTCTTTACGACTCCTTACAACTTGCCCACAAGGTCATTTTGAACAGTTTCTATGGTTATGTCATGCGAAAAGGATCGCGCTGGTATTCCATGGAGATGGCCGGTGTAACCTGTTTGACTGGTGCTCGCATCATTCAGATGGCACGAGAGCTTGTTGAGCGCATTGGTCGACCCCTGGAACTTGATACTGACGGTATCTGGTGTATGCTTCCCGGGACGTTTCCAGAGAACTTCTCGTTCACTCTGAAGAACGGCAAGAAACTGGGGATTTCTTATCCTTGTGTTATGCTAAACCACCTTGTTCATGGAAAATACACAAATCACCAATACCAGACGCTTGTGGACCCGAAGACGTTCCGGTATGAGACGCATAGCGATAATTCGATTTTCTTCGAAGTCGATGGGCCGTATAGGGCTATGATTTTGCCTACTTCCAAGGAGGAAAACAAGAACTTGAAAAAGCGTTATGCTGTTTTCAACCCTGATGGATCTCTCGCGGAACTTAAGGGTTTCGAGGTTAAGCGGCGAGGAGAATTGAAATTGATCAAGATTTTCCAAACGCAGATTTTCCGTTTCTTTTTGGAGGGCTCAACGCTCGAGGAAACATATGCGGCAGTGGCGAGGGTGTCCGATAGATGGTTGGACGTGCTCTACGATAAAGGTTCAACTCTCGCCGATGAAGAACTTATCGACCTTATTTCCGAGAACAGGAGCATGACCAAAACACTCGAGGAGTATGGTTCTCAGAAATCGACATCTATCACCACTGCGAGACGACTGGCAGAGTTCCTGGGCGAGCAGATGGTTAAGGACAAGGGTCTCAACTGCAAGTACATCATTTCTTCCAAACCAAGGAACACGCCTGTCACCGATCGTGCCATTCCAGTTACGATCTTCTCAGCTGAGGAGAACGTGAAACGATTCTTCTTACGGAAATGGCTAAAAGACGACCCTGGTGACATGGACCCCCGGAGTGTGATTGACTGGGACTATTATCTGGAGCGGTTGGGTTCAGTCGTCCAAAAGCTTGTTACCATTCCAGCTGCTCTCCAGAAAATCAGGAACCCCGTGCCACGAGTTTCTCACCCCGACTGGTTGCAACGACGCATCAATGTCAAAGATGACAAATTCAAGCAGAAGAAAATGACCGATCTCTTCGGGAAGTCAGAGAAGAACCCACTTGCGGATATATCAACCAACATCCTTGAGCATCGTGTTCAGCATGCCGGTGACATGAACGAGGTCATTTTGTCCACGCAGAAATCGAAGACATCGCCCAACGAAAAGACATCGCAGAAACGGAAGCACCCCGAAGGTCTTGCCAAGACGTCTCTCGACCCTTACGCCAGTCTACCAGCGAAGATGCCGTCGATGACAGAGGATTATGTCGGGTTCCTCAAATACCAGAAGCAGAAGTGGAAAATTCAAAAGCAAGCGCGTGTGCGTCGCCGTCAGCTCTTTGGCGAGAAACCTAACCTTGCCTCTGATTCTCTGAGCAACTATTTCCGAAACCAGGCTGAGTTGCTCTACATCAGTACTTGGCAGGTCGTCCAACTTTGCGAGACAGGCAGACCTGGCATTGTGCGAGCTTTCGTCTTGATCGACCAGAAGATTCACACCCTCACCATTAAAGTTCCGCGGCAGATCTTCATCAACCTGAAGTGTGACTCTCTCCCCGATGTCGATGTCCCAGAGTGTGAGGTTGAGAAGGTCAACCACACACTACCCAATGGACATCCTTCGGTCCATTTGTTCAAGTTGACCTTATCTGAGGATGTATTTCTGCAAGAATCTGAGAGGATCGACGCGCTCCTACAACACCCAAGTATCGAGGGTGTCTATGAGAAGAACATTCCGTTGAATGTCCGTGCTGTGCTGAAGCTTGGCAGCGTATGCACATTTGATGAGGAACAACGAGGAGTTCTTGGTGATGGATTAGACAAAGGTTTCGATCTCTCAGCGCTATGCCATGCCAAATCTGAACAGCCTTACCTACTGGATTCGAACATGGCCTATCACTACCTGTACCACGTTGTTTCCGGCGACAGGCAAATATTCGCTCTCTTTTCGACCACGAAGAGTGAAGCCCACATCGTCATTCTCAACCGAACGCGAGACGTTCAGGGCTTGCCCAATGTCGATAAGATTTACACGGAACTTCTTGGCCGCAGAATGCAATCCATGGAGGGTGACCCAACACAAGGTGCATTCCCGTACCAGGAGAAGATCCATTTTAGAACCACACAGGTCACAACTCGGAGGAAAGCCCACTTGGAGGTTAGCGACCTAATCAAGAAATTCAGAAGCGACGAGAGCATGCCTGCCGTCCTTGTGATCCAGTCTCAACAGAGAACTCGCCTGTGCCACGACATTCCGGTTTTAAAGGAATGCCCGATTTTGCCGGTAAAGCCTGAGATATCGGATATGGATCTTCCTCCACTTGGTTGGCAATCCTTCATCGCGAGACGACTTGTCACTCACTATCTGTACCTCTCTGCCTGGATTGAACATCTGACTCTGCTTGCAAGATATGGCGACGTTCCTCTCTGCAACCTAGAAAGCGACGATCCGCGCTACCTCATCGACATATCGTACGCGAGACGACTTCAGCAGAACAACGTTGTCCTTTGGTGGTCCGCTGGCCCACGGCCCGATCATGCAGGTTACGAGAAAGACGATATCCTCGGCCCCCTGGAAAGGGTCAACATGCCTCAAGTCAACATGCCGGGATCCTACTCGACTGTGTGCATTGAACTGGAGGTCCGCAACCTTTCCATCAACACCATCCTCACCTCTTCGATTATCAGCGAGATGGAAGGAGCCGATACGCTACTGGCTTCATCTGAGCCGTCGGCAGAAGCTAACGGTTCTGGCGTTCTCTATTCGGAGAAAGCCTTTGCTTCTGCTGGTGCTCTTGTCTTGCGTGAAATGgtgaaacattggtggacgGAAGCCTGCGAAGGGAATAGTATGGCCGACATCATGGTGCAGCATCTGATTCGATGGGTGGAGAGCCCGAATTCGTGTCTCTACGACCGTTCGTTACATCATTACGTGCGGATGCTGTCGCGAAAGTCATTCCAGCGCCTGATGGTTGAATTCAGACGTGTTGGGTCGAATGTCGTCTTCGCCAGCTCTACGCGCCTTCTGCTTCAGACCACCAAGACCGAGGTGGGAAATGCTTATGCGTACAGTCAATACGTTCTGAAGTCCATCAGGGCAAACCCCTCGTTCCATTTTATTGATCTTGAGATTAAGGAGTACTGGGACTACTTGGTTTGGTATGATGAGTTTAATTACGGAGGCAAAGGCTGTCGGGAGgtggttggtgatgatgaaCAGCAACTGGAAACGGTGATGCATTGGCAACTTAGCCGTTTCCTTCCAGCACCAATGCAGACCATCTTCCATGATTGGGTTGTTGAGTATGTTGAATTGATGCATGGCGTCAAGCGGCCCGACGACGATGAACTCTCGTCGACCCCTAGGCTGACGCAAATTCCTCGCCGTTTCGATGAAGCGGAGAACGACGAACTTACTTCGATCTTGACGGATCGGTTCTCGAAGCCTCTTAAAAAACAAATCTCTGGCCTCATCCGCCGCCAGCGTGATGAAATGCTACATCCAGAGCTCGCATCCGAATACGCCTTCCCAGTCCTTCCCGGAGTACTGGTGGACCCTAAGGACGACAAGCGCAATCCCGCGTTGGAATTGGTAAAATTGCTCATGCAAGTCCTGAGCCTATCCAAGATGACCACGCTAGAGTCAAGATTGCTTCGACGCGAACTCCTGGCGCTATTCGAGGTCCGCGAATTCAGCAAAGAAGGTCGCTTTGAGAACCCAAGTGCAAGCCTAAAACTCCCCGAGATAACGTGCAATGCCTGCTGTCTCATCCGAGACCTGGACCTCTGTCGTGACGAAGACGTGCTTCCTGATCCTGAGTCAGATACGAGCAAGGCAGCCACTAAGCCCTGGCGCTGCCCCTTCTGTCAGACCGAATACGATCGGTTGGCGCAGGAAGAAATCCTCATCGGTCAAGTCCATGGTATGATTGCCGGTTGGGTCACACAGGACCTCAAATGTGGCAAGTGTGGTGGGCTCAAGGTCAGTGATTATATGGAGCACTGCTCGTGCAGTGGTCCCTGGGTCGAGACTATGGATCGGAAAGAGATCGAGAAGAAGCTTCGGGTTCTGGAGAGTGTGGCCAAGTTCCATGGACTCAAGTTGCTGGAGAATGTCGTGGAGGAGGTGCTGGCTCAAATATAG
- a CDS encoding uncharacterized protein (COG:S;~EggNog:ENOG410PS5P): MPTTLPMAYSSPKRKRVTYEPNEDGLSASSPSPSVPELKLREEESLGNHSPRTTVASRFGELTLRGDRFSGSALAEEPTAASVQAAYWDGSHSDSYGMSRALSAGASDADLSEPSEPPTNIQDQSENEVAIATSSSTLQQSPRKKRAPSGKQSTRARRGSPPLTGDEDENPLTWHDSEITGHLLSDPNDDGYGINGVGFRPTTAIAWARSQKRQRQVADWKSREAREARERRRERREGIEQDKMRTVQNGAIQKKVKFDV, from the coding sequence ATGCCAACGACTCTACCGATGGCCTACAGTTCGCCCAAGCGCAAACGAGTCACATACGAGCCGAACGAGgatggtctgtcagcttCTTCGCCATCACCGTCTGTACCGGAATTAAAGCTTCGGGAGGAAGAGAGTCTGGGGAATCATAGTCCGCGAACCACTGTCGCTAGCCGCTTCGGGGAGTTGACATTACGAGGGGACCGGTTCTCTGGCAGCGCTTTGGCTGAAGAGCCAACCGCAGCATCTGTACAAGCAGCATACTGGGATGGCTCACATAGCGACTCTTACGGCATGTCACGAGCGCTTTCTGCTGGCGCAAGCGACGCCGACTTGAGTGAACCATCTGAACCCCCTACGAACATTCAGGACCAGTCCGAAAATGAAGTTGCAATAGCGACTTCTTCGTCTACCCTGCAGCAGAGTCCACGCAAGAAAAGAGCCCCTTCAGGAAAGCAGTCGACGCGCGCCAGACGGGGATCACCACCACTTACTggcgatgaggatgagaacCCGCTAACCTGGCATGACTCCGAAATAACGGGACACTTATTATCTGACCCAAACGATGACGGGTATGGCATAAACGGAGTTGGTTTCAGACCTACAACGGCAATTGCTTGGGCCAGGTCGCAAAAAAGGCAGAGGCAAGTTGCTGACTGGAAGAGCCGCGAGGCACGAGAAGCACGAGAAAGGAGAAGGGAAAGGAGGGAAGGTATTGAACAGGACAAAATGCGCACCGTACAAAATGGCGCAATACAGAAGAAAGTCAAATTCGATGTTTGA
- a CDS encoding serine/threonine-protein kinase (COG:T;~EggNog:ENOG410PFTR;~InterPro:IPR017441,IPR008271,IPR000719,IPR011009;~PFAM:PF07714,PF00069;~TransMembrane:1 (i198-217o);~go_function: GO:0004672 - protein kinase activity [Evidence IEA];~go_function: GO:0005524 - ATP binding [Evidence IEA];~go_process: GO:0006468 - protein phosphorylation [Evidence IEA]), with protein MAAQPQRPKVQPCRYKTGKTLGAGSYSVVKECVHIDTGRYYAAKVINKRLMSGREHMVRNEIAVLKRVSMGHTNILTLVDYFETMNNLYLVTDLALGGELFDRICRKGSYYESDAADLIRAVLSAVAYLHDHGIVHRDLKPENLLFRTPEDNADLLIADFGLSRIMDEEQFHVLTTTCGTPGYMAPEIFKKSGHGKPVDIWAIGVITYFLLCGYTPFDRDSNLEEMQAILAADYSFSPAEYWHGVSQAARDFIRRCLTIDPKGRMTAHEALQHPWIDPPHDTDATYVGSGQDLLPTVKKNFNARRTLHRAIDTVRAINKLREGGGLMVDNVMGVDPKPERVNGSEIVEEQQPPPPQQQQPPPHGTKQMDSRGNARGQTEEQIKEQERRVKEMVTGLWKGSARR; from the exons ATGGCTGCACAACCGCAACGGCCCAAGGTTCAGCCTTGTCGTTACAAAACCGGGAAGACGCTAGGAGCTGGCTCCTATTCGGTCGTGAAGGAATGTGTGCACATCGATACGGGCCGGTACTATGCGGCCAAGGTTATCAATAAGCGGTTGATGTCTGGTCGCGAACACATG GTTCGGAATGAGATCGCAGTGCTGAAGAGGGTGTCGATGGGTCATACGAATATTCTGACTTTGGTCGATTATTTTGAGACTATGAATAACT TGTACCTGGTCACCGACCTCGCCCTCGGAGGAGAGTTATTCGACCGCATCTGCCGTAAAGGCAGCTACTACGAGTCCGATGCTGCAGACCTCATCCGCGCAGTTCTCTCCGCAGTGGCTTACCTGCACGACCATGGTATCGTGCATCGCGACCTGAAGCCAGAGAATCTTCTGTTCCGTACCCCAGAAGATAATGCAGACCTGTTGATCGCAGACTTTGGTTTGTCGAGGATTATGGACGAAGAGCAATTCCATGTTCTTACAACGACCTGTGGCACGCCAGGATACATGGCTCCCGAGATCTTCAAAAAGAGTGGCCATGGAAAGCCAGT TGACATCTGGGCCATTGGCGTGATCACCTATTTCCTCCTATGCGGCTACACTCCCTTCGACCGCGACTCCAACCTGGAAGAGATGCAGGCCATCCTTGCAGCTGACTACTCCTTCTCCCCCGCCGAATACTGGCACGGTGTCTCTCAAGCAGCCCGCGACTTCATCCGCCGCTGCCTAACCATCGACCCCAAAGGCCGAATGACCGCCCACGAAGCCCTCCAGCACCCTTGGATCGACCCGCCCCACGACACAGACGCGACATATGTTGGCTCCGGCCAAGACCTCCTCCCGACAGTCAAGAAGAACTTCAACGCGCGGCGGACGCTGCATAGAGCTATTGATACCGTCCGGGCTATCAATAAGTTGCGTGAAGGTGGCGGGCTTATGGTTGATAATGTGATGGGTGTTGATCCGAAGCCGGAACGGGTTAACGGTAGTGAGATCGTGGAGGAACAGCAGCCGCCaccgccgcagcagcagcagccgccgCCGCACGGGACCAAGCAGATGGATAGCCGTGGAAATGCACGGGGTCAGACGGAGGAGCAGATCAAAGAGCAGGAGCGGAGGGTCAAAGAGATGGTGACTGGGTTGTGGAAGGGATCTGCTAGGAGATGA
- a CDS encoding COX20 family protein (COG:S;~EggNog:ENOG410PSGF;~InterPro:IPR022533;~PFAM:PF12597;~TransMembrane:2 (i93-111o117-135i);~go_component: GO:0005743 - mitochondrial inner membrane [Evidence IEA];~go_process: GO:0033617 - mitochondrial cytochrome c oxidase assembly [Evidence IEA]): MAEDTRESIPPVAEVTQTNNTQEPPQRKPKYEAPKSQVGKLWDAFGNPEDQANVLPGAVSNSKKEDATITEAMKSLSAKDLTTFYKMPCARDALMLGIGAAFGVGGIRAILGGMRSLWTASNWAVGTFAITSLGSHEFCQRRRVQELDGMKQAVELMHQLKVKKQREKEQKLEEAARLAEEEKRRKSWTNPSNYKFW, encoded by the exons ATGGCGGAAGATACGCGGGAATCGATCCCTCCAGTCGCAGAGGTGACGCAAACCAACAACACACAAGAACCTCCGCAACGGAAACCGAAATATGAAGCACCGAAGTCGCAAGTCGGAAAGCTATGGGATGCATTCGGGAACCCCGAGGATCAAGCCAATGTGCTGCCAGGAGCAGTATCCAATTCCAAGAAGGAGGACGCTACAATCACGGAAGCTATGAAGTCACTATCCGCCAAAGACTTGACGACATTCTACAAGATGCCTTGCGCACGCGATGCTTTGATGCTGGGAATCGGTGCGGCATTTGGCGTTGGAGGTATCAGAGCTATTCTGGGAG GTATGCGGTCATTATGGACTGCCTCCAACTGGGCTGTCGGCACCTTCGCTATTACTTCCTTAGGATCGCACGAGTTCTGCCAACGGCGGCGTGTTCAGGAACTGGATGGCATGAAGCAAGCAGTCGAATTGATGCACCAACTCAAAGTCAAGAAACAACGGGAGAAAGAGCAGAAGCTTGAGGAAGCCGCACGTTtggcagaggaagagaaacgACGCAAGAGCTGGACCAACCCATCGAACTACAAATTTTGGTAG